The DNA region GTTGGATTCACTACTCAATCCGGTTGATTCGGGGAATGATGCTTTAGAGTTGGGATGATTCGCATAAGCGAGCGCGAAACGGCATATTCCACCGCGGCGCGGGAGAATCAAATGCGGTATGGTGTTCCGCAGGATTCCTTGGGCTTTATCTGTGCGCCTGAGACGCAGGAAAACATTCTCTGTTATTTGAATGGTACAAATTTCATTTTACCCTCTGAAATTTACTCACGTCTCAAAACGCTGCTGAAGTTTAAGGATCACAAAATACACCCtcatacttttcaaaattcctttTTCATTTTTCCCATGGGTCGCGCTAACTCTTTAAGTATCAAATTATGCTTAATAATTAGCTATTTAAAAGAGTTCAAAtaacatatatttaattaaagCAGAACCTTCTTTTCTGACGACATTAAATATCTAAGAATCATGTCGATATTGCTTGTTACACGCAGATTGGACCTGATATTGCTTGTTACACGCAGATAGGACCTAACTACGCGACTGAGCAATCACTAATTGTACTCTAGCCTATAATTTATAGAATCACAATCTTAATCGTAGAATCAAATATTACAATGAtgttgtatatttttttattagagCTGTTTTATTGGCTTTTAAATTGGaccattttataatttttttttggactTATAGCTCTCGGACCCTAAAGATCTGATCCTATCgattcaatttaaattgatccGGTATAGAATTAGAATCCTACGAACTATGCTCTAGCCCCGAAGGTACATACAATAAAGCTCTCCTAAAAAGGGCAAGATGTGAGATTAACTCAGTTTGCGGGGCCAATTGAGTCCAATATAACTCGATCCATTTGAGTCATGCCAAAAGTAAATTGACATTGTCAATTAGGGTCTACATGAAAGTAAAAGTAGGGAGAATAAAGAAATATCACTTCTTTGTATCttttaactcttttttttttcatatatatacTTAATTTGTTTTGTGCGGATGAATTTGGTGATTTCTCTCCACTCAAGAGTGTGAAGTTATCCACTCATTTTGCGTCACTTGCTTTGTACGCCTAAATAAATATATCTTCTGAAAtcgatatcttaattaagtctccgatatcttaattaagtctccaAAGCGCAACGCCGACGCTTCTCTGCCTTTTCCTATCCGTGTCGACGTCCacatttaattcttattttggcCTTGACAGCTTACTCCACACGGATTCCAACTCCGTTAACTCCGCGTGCAtaagagatatatatatatacgcgCAATTAGCATTACCCGAAACCATCATCTGCCATCAGTTCACTGCCTCTCAGAACCCTAATTACTGATGCAATTGGGAACCCGCTTCTGCTGCTGCTTAGGCGGCGTCGCCGCCGGGGACGAGGAGGGCGAACGGACGGAGTCGTTGATCCGGTCATCTGCGACCCGGATGAGGTCGAGGGCGCAGGAGATGCAGGAGGAGATCGGGGGCAGGTGCCGCAGCCTGATGGCGCGGATCGGGCGACACCAGAACCGGCGTCGGGGCCCCTGCGATTTCGGGTACGATTCGGTCAGCTACGCCCTCAACTTCGACGAAGGGATGGAGGAGGACGAGGAGGACGTCCCCGTCGGCGGCAGGTGCCGGTACAGGAACTTCGCTTCGCGCCTCTCCGACTCACCGCCGCCCCGCGCCGCCGCAGTTGGGGTGGCGTCTTGACTCTTGAGACGATTCGCCGGCACGGGCTGCTGTGTCGGTGGCCTTTGTATATGG from Zingiber officinale cultivar Zhangliang chromosome 4B, Zo_v1.1, whole genome shotgun sequence includes:
- the LOC121978495 gene encoding uncharacterized protein LOC121978495, giving the protein MQLGTRFCCCLGGVAAGDEEGERTESLIRSSATRMRSRAQEMQEEIGGRCRSLMARIGRHQNRRRGPCDFGYDSVSYALNFDEGMEEDEEDVPVGGRCRYRNFASRLSDSPPPRAAAVGVAS